One Gloeobacter morelensis MG652769 DNA window includes the following coding sequences:
- the lpxB gene encoding lipid-A-disaccharide synthase has product MAARLFVSTGEVSGDLHGSYLIQALRERRPDLEIQALGGRRMAQLGIPMLSDTTTLSSIGVIEAIPYILPTLRIQVRLKKLLTSFRPDAVVLIDYIGSNVGVGKLAQKLGIPVIYYIAPQEWVWRTFKGDTAQIVGFTDLILAIFPEEARFYTRHGGNVRWIGHPLVDIVRTSVSRAEFRARMGTPPGAPVVVLTPASRTQELRHLMPLLFETARAIAAQLPEVRFWLSVSTPTFQEAIEQGAKAAGIAVQFIPPGSNYDALAAADLLLTKSGTINLEAALLNLPQVVAYRVDPRTYWFAKKVMGFTIPYMCPVNLVEMSAVVPEFLQDKATVEALSATSLELLKNPEAAQRMREGYARVKAQLGEPGVIVRGAEAILKVLDGANRP; this is encoded by the coding sequence ATGGCAGCCCGGCTTTTTGTCAGCACCGGCGAGGTCTCAGGCGACCTGCACGGCAGCTATCTCATCCAGGCGCTGCGCGAGCGCCGTCCGGATCTGGAAATTCAGGCGTTGGGTGGCCGGCGCATGGCCCAACTGGGCATCCCGATGCTGAGCGACACCACCACCCTCTCCTCGATCGGCGTCATCGAGGCCATCCCTTATATCCTGCCGACCCTGCGCATCCAGGTGCGCCTCAAAAAGCTGCTCACCAGCTTTCGCCCCGACGCGGTGGTACTCATCGACTACATCGGCTCCAACGTCGGGGTGGGCAAGCTGGCCCAGAAGCTGGGTATTCCGGTGATCTACTACATCGCACCCCAGGAATGGGTCTGGCGGACGTTTAAGGGCGACACCGCCCAGATCGTCGGTTTTACCGACCTCATCCTCGCCATCTTTCCGGAGGAAGCCCGCTTTTACACCCGCCACGGCGGCAACGTCCGCTGGATCGGCCATCCCCTGGTCGACATCGTCCGCACCAGCGTGAGTCGCGCCGAATTTCGCGCGCGCATGGGCACCCCGCCGGGGGCACCGGTGGTGGTCCTCACCCCGGCCTCGCGCACCCAGGAGTTGCGCCACCTGATGCCGCTGTTGTTCGAGACGGCCCGCGCCATTGCCGCTCAGTTGCCGGAGGTGCGCTTCTGGCTTTCGGTTTCCACCCCGACTTTTCAAGAAGCCATCGAACAGGGCGCCAAAGCGGCGGGTATCGCTGTGCAGTTCATCCCCCCCGGCAGCAATTACGACGCGCTCGCCGCCGCCGACTTGCTGCTCACCAAATCCGGCACGATCAATCTGGAAGCAGCACTGTTGAACTTGCCCCAGGTGGTGGCCTACCGCGTCGACCCGCGCACCTACTGGTTCGCCAAAAAGGTCATGGGCTTTACAATCCCCTATATGTGCCCGGTCAACCTGGTGGAGATGAGCGCCGTGGTGCCCGAATTTTTGCAAGATAAAGCGACGGTTGAAGCCCTCTCCGCCACAAGCCTGGAGTTGCTCAAAAACCCCGAGGCCGCCCAGCGCATGCGCGAGGGGTACGCGCGGGTCAAAGCCCAATTGGGTGAACCGGGCGTCATCGTCAGAGGGGCGGAGGCGATCCTCAAGGTGCTCGATGGGGCAAACCGACCCTAG
- the lpxA gene encoding acyl-ACP--UDP-N-acetylglucosamine O-acyltransferase has product MNPPALTTPLIHPAAVIHPRAVLHESVQVGPFAVVGEHVRIGAGTVVGSHAVIDGWTEIGCDNVIYNGASIGTPPQDLKYRNEPSRVRIGDNNDIREFVTINRGTDKGSETVVGDKNLLMAYVHVGHNCAIGDNVVITNAVMLAGHVHIESQARIGGLVGVHQFVHIGRLAYIGGMARVDRDVPPFTLVEGHPGRTRGLNWVGLERAGISDAADADRESYRLLRQAYKLLYRSATPLEKALVELQALAGNPYIDHLHTFLSRSVGDPARRGPTPAARKRPSGDDA; this is encoded by the coding sequence ATGAATCCACCCGCCTTGACGACACCTTTGATCCACCCTGCAGCCGTCATTCACCCGCGGGCTGTCCTGCACGAGAGCGTCCAGGTTGGCCCGTTCGCAGTGGTAGGCGAGCACGTGCGCATCGGGGCGGGCACGGTGGTAGGTTCCCACGCCGTGATCGACGGCTGGACGGAGATCGGCTGCGACAACGTCATCTACAACGGCGCCAGCATCGGCACCCCACCCCAGGATCTCAAGTACCGCAATGAACCCTCGCGGGTGCGCATCGGCGACAACAACGACATCCGCGAATTTGTCACCATCAACCGCGGCACCGACAAAGGCAGCGAGACCGTCGTGGGCGACAAGAATCTGTTGATGGCCTACGTGCACGTCGGCCACAACTGCGCTATCGGCGACAACGTCGTGATCACCAACGCCGTGATGCTCGCCGGCCATGTGCACATCGAGTCGCAGGCGCGCATCGGCGGCCTGGTGGGCGTCCACCAGTTCGTGCACATCGGCAGGCTCGCCTACATCGGCGGTATGGCCCGCGTCGACCGCGACGTGCCGCCTTTTACGTTGGTGGAGGGCCACCCGGGCCGCACCCGCGGTCTCAACTGGGTGGGCCTCGAGCGCGCCGGCATCTCCGACGCCGCCGACGCCGACCGCGAGAGCTACCGCCTGCTCCGCCAGGCCTACAAGCTGCTCTACCGCTCCGCTACGCCCCTCGAAAAGGCCCTAGTCGAGTTGCAGGCCCTGGCGGGCAATCCCTATATCGATCACCTACACACGTTTTTGAGCCGGTCGGTGGGCGACCCGGCGCGGCGCGGTCCCACCCCCGCCGCCCGCAAGCGCCCCAGCGGCGACGACGCCTAA